The Longimicrobium terrae genome includes a region encoding these proteins:
- a CDS encoding isochorismatase family protein — MDDPARGALVVIDMQNDFCAPGGWTDASGLDYKACREAIPGVRRAVEAARGYGMWVIWVFWHNRPDLRNLGAPTLYSFKHDPGQKGIGEELEHGPVLTERSWGARMVDELAEMMHEDDVLVEKVRMSGFYGTHLDQVLRTQGISTLFLAGVNIDQCVSTTMEDAYFRDYNAVLLSDACATSSPSYCKDAVIFNARQCWGFVTDTAKFAAAQPFERGES; from the coding sequence CTGCGCGCCCGGCGGGTGGACGGACGCATCGGGGCTGGACTACAAGGCGTGCCGCGAGGCGATTCCCGGGGTGCGCCGGGCGGTGGAGGCGGCGCGCGGCTACGGGATGTGGGTGATCTGGGTGTTCTGGCACAACCGCCCGGACCTGCGCAACCTGGGCGCACCCACCCTGTACTCGTTCAAGCACGACCCCGGGCAGAAGGGGATCGGTGAGGAACTGGAGCACGGGCCCGTGCTCACGGAGCGCTCATGGGGCGCGCGGATGGTGGATGAACTCGCGGAGATGATGCACGAGGACGACGTGCTGGTGGAAAAGGTGCGGATGAGCGGGTTCTACGGCACCCACCTGGACCAGGTACTGCGCACCCAGGGCATCAGCACCCTGTTCCTGGCCGGCGTGAACATCGACCAGTGCGTCAGCACCACCATGGAGGACGCCTACTTCCGGGACTACAACGCGGTCCTGCTTTCCGACGCCTGCGCCACGTCCAGCCCGTCGTACTGCAAGGACGCCGTGATCTTCAACGCCAGGCAGTGCTGGGGCTTCGTCACCGACACCGCGAAGTTCGCGGCCGCGCAGCCGTTCGAGCGCGGAGAGTCGTAG
- a CDS encoding NAD(P)-dependent alcohol dehydrogenase yields MQITAAVMEKADGALTRRTIKLEEVELEGPREDEVLVRIHSCGVCGTDRGCIHGLEPFPTPGVLGHEGAGIVEEVGSRVTGVRPGDRVMIGFPYCGRCRWCRGGNPRYCEQGKELMFGGFRLDGSTPMKRAGGEPLAGRFFQQSSWATHAIALERQLAKVPDGLDLDQAGPYGCSISTGAGAVLNELRPRPGSSIAIFGAGNVGLAAVMAARLTGATTIIAIDRVPERLALARELGATHTLEHGAATVAELKELTKGALDYSIEATDGSNLVAEAVAALGILGVCAMVGGAKMTASVKVNHPDVLLNGKRIIGVLGGGGHTPDFLVSLMELQRDGRFPLDKLIRFYDFADVNQAIDDSDSGRTVKPVLRMAV; encoded by the coding sequence ATGCAGATCACCGCGGCCGTGATGGAAAAGGCGGACGGTGCCCTCACCCGGCGCACCATCAAGCTGGAAGAGGTGGAGCTGGAAGGCCCGCGCGAGGACGAGGTGCTGGTGCGCATTCACAGCTGCGGCGTGTGCGGCACCGACCGCGGCTGCATCCACGGACTGGAGCCGTTTCCGACACCCGGCGTGCTGGGCCACGAGGGCGCGGGGATCGTGGAGGAGGTGGGATCGCGCGTCACCGGCGTGCGGCCCGGTGACCGGGTGATGATCGGCTTTCCGTACTGCGGCCGCTGCCGGTGGTGCCGCGGCGGCAACCCGCGCTACTGCGAGCAGGGCAAGGAGCTGATGTTCGGCGGATTCCGCCTGGACGGCTCCACGCCCATGAAGCGGGCAGGTGGCGAACCGCTGGCCGGCCGCTTCTTTCAGCAGTCCTCGTGGGCCACGCACGCCATCGCGCTGGAGCGGCAGCTGGCGAAAGTCCCTGATGGGTTGGACCTGGACCAGGCCGGCCCGTACGGCTGCTCCATCAGCACCGGCGCGGGGGCGGTACTCAACGAACTGCGGCCGCGGCCCGGCTCGTCCATCGCCATCTTCGGCGCGGGCAACGTGGGATTGGCCGCGGTGATGGCCGCACGTCTCACGGGAGCGACCACCATCATCGCCATCGACCGGGTGCCGGAGCGGCTGGCGCTGGCGCGGGAACTGGGCGCCACGCACACGCTGGAGCATGGCGCCGCCACCGTCGCCGAACTCAAGGAGCTCACGAAGGGCGCGCTGGACTACAGCATCGAGGCCACGGACGGCTCAAACCTGGTCGCCGAGGCGGTGGCGGCGCTCGGCATCCTGGGCGTCTGCGCGATGGTGGGCGGGGCGAAGATGACGGCGAGCGTCAAGGTGAATCACCCCGACGTGCTGCTGAACGGCAAGCGGATCATCGGCGTGCTGGGCGGCGGCGGGCACACGCCGGACTTTCTGGTGAGCCTGATGGAGCTGCAGCGCGACGGCCGTTTTCCGCTGGACAAGCTCATCCGCTTCTACGACTTCGCCGATGTCAACCAGGCCATCGACGACAGCGACAGCGGCCGGACGGTAAAGCCGGTGCTGCGGATGGCGGTGTAG
- a CDS encoding L-dopachrome tautomerase-related protein, with protein MSSHSLERVATFEHQVTGVTVSETGRIFVCFPRWSEDAPVSVAELVDGEPRPYPDEEWNRWRNANKNEVSPEDHWVCVQSVVADGRGGLWVLDPAAPAQSQVVPGGPKLVRIDLGSDRVARTITLDEDVAPQGSYLNDVRFSPDGRHAYITESGARGALIVVDLRNGSARRVLDGHPSTQLEKNVVVKVDGVPLRRTDGRGVEFTADGIALSRDGRHLYWQALTGRTLYRIETAALVDESLSDDELGGRVERVGENGVSDGLWIDEEGRMYISALEENAIKIREGDVVRTLLSDERLRWPDTFSEGPDGVIYVTASHIMDMPWFKEGNPLAVRTELFRITGQG; from the coding sequence ATGAGCAGCCACTCGCTGGAACGCGTCGCCACCTTCGAGCACCAGGTCACCGGCGTCACCGTCTCCGAGACGGGGCGCATCTTCGTATGCTTTCCGCGCTGGTCGGAGGACGCGCCCGTTTCCGTCGCGGAACTCGTGGACGGCGAGCCGCGGCCGTACCCGGACGAGGAGTGGAACCGCTGGCGCAACGCGAACAAGAACGAGGTCTCGCCGGAGGACCACTGGGTGTGCGTGCAGAGCGTGGTGGCGGACGGGCGCGGCGGGCTGTGGGTGCTGGACCCCGCGGCGCCGGCGCAGTCGCAGGTGGTGCCCGGCGGGCCCAAGCTCGTCCGCATCGATCTCGGCTCCGACCGCGTGGCGCGCACGATCACACTTGATGAGGACGTGGCGCCGCAGGGCAGCTACCTGAACGACGTGCGCTTCAGCCCGGACGGGCGGCACGCGTACATCACCGAATCCGGCGCGCGCGGTGCCCTCATCGTGGTGGACCTGCGCAACGGCTCCGCGCGGCGCGTGCTGGACGGGCATCCCAGCACCCAGCTGGAAAAAAACGTCGTGGTGAAGGTGGATGGCGTGCCGCTGCGCCGCACGGACGGCCGCGGCGTGGAGTTCACGGCGGACGGCATAGCCCTGTCGCGCGACGGGCGGCATCTGTACTGGCAGGCGCTCACCGGCCGCACCCTCTACCGCATCGAGACCGCCGCGCTCGTCGACGAATCGCTGTCCGATGACGAACTCGGCGGCAGGGTCGAGCGCGTGGGCGAGAACGGCGTGAGCGACGGGCTGTGGATCGACGAGGAAGGGCGGATGTACATCAGCGCCCTCGAGGAGAACGCGATCAAGATCCGCGAAGGCGATGTCGTGCGCACGCTCCTCTCCGACGAGCGGCTGCGGTGGCCGGACACGTTTTCCGAAGGCCCGGATGGCGTCATCTACGTCACCGCCTCGCACATCATGGACATGCCCTGGTTCAAGGAGGGCAACCCGCTCGCCGTGCGCACCGAGCTGTTCCGCATCACGGGCCAGGGCTGA
- a CDS encoding zinc-dependent alcohol dehydrogenase has product MKAVVFHGIGDVRLDEVKDPAIKDPTDAIIRITSSAICGTDLHFVRGTVGPMKPGTILGHEAVGIVEEVGKNVRNLRRGDRVVVPSTIACGACSYCRGGYYSQCDESNPGGSRAGTAFFGGPEASGSFHGLQAEYARIPYANIGLVKLPDGVDDDRAIMISDIFPTGYFGADIAEIEPGDTVVVYGCGPVGQFAIASAKLLGAGRILAVDTHPDRLEMARAQGAEVIDYNAEHPVETILELTRGIGADRAIDAVGVDAETAQSGPAAKEAKKQAEEFEQQVQEIAPKQNPDGDNWKPGNAPSQVLTWATDSLAKAGTLSIIGVYPETMKQFPIGQAMNRNLTLQMGNCNHRKYIPHLVELVSSGAFDPLQVLTKREPLTDVIDAYRQFDLRRPGWVKVELKPGSAA; this is encoded by the coding sequence ATGAAGGCAGTGGTGTTTCACGGCATCGGCGACGTGCGGCTGGACGAGGTAAAGGATCCCGCGATCAAGGATCCCACGGACGCCATCATCCGCATCACGTCCAGCGCCATCTGCGGCACGGACCTGCACTTCGTGCGCGGCACGGTGGGGCCCATGAAGCCGGGCACCATCCTGGGCCACGAGGCGGTGGGGATCGTGGAAGAGGTGGGAAAGAACGTGCGCAACCTGCGGCGCGGCGACCGGGTGGTGGTGCCGTCCACCATCGCCTGCGGCGCGTGCTCGTACTGCCGCGGCGGCTACTACAGCCAGTGCGACGAGAGCAACCCGGGCGGCAGCCGCGCAGGCACCGCGTTCTTCGGCGGGCCGGAGGCGAGCGGCTCGTTTCACGGGCTGCAGGCGGAGTACGCGCGCATTCCGTACGCCAACATCGGCCTCGTCAAGCTGCCGGACGGGGTGGATGACGACCGGGCGATCATGATTTCCGACATCTTTCCCACCGGCTACTTCGGCGCCGACATCGCGGAGATCGAGCCGGGCGACACCGTCGTCGTGTACGGCTGCGGTCCGGTGGGGCAGTTCGCCATCGCCAGCGCCAAGCTGCTCGGCGCCGGGCGCATTCTGGCCGTGGACACGCACCCGGACCGGCTGGAGATGGCACGCGCGCAGGGCGCGGAGGTGATCGACTACAACGCCGAGCACCCGGTGGAAACCATCCTGGAGCTCACCCGCGGCATCGGCGCGGACCGGGCGATCGACGCGGTGGGGGTGGATGCCGAAACGGCGCAGTCCGGGCCGGCGGCAAAGGAGGCGAAGAAGCAGGCGGAGGAGTTTGAGCAGCAGGTGCAGGAGATCGCCCCCAAGCAGAACCCGGACGGCGACAACTGGAAGCCGGGGAACGCGCCGTCGCAGGTGCTGACGTGGGCCACGGACTCGCTGGCCAAGGCGGGGACGCTGTCCATCATCGGCGTGTATCCCGAGACGATGAAGCAGTTTCCCATTGGACAGGCGATGAACCGCAACCTCACGCTGCAGATGGGCAACTGCAATCACCGCAAGTACATCCCGCACCTGGTGGAGCTGGTTTCCTCCGGCGCGTTCGATCCGCTGCAGGTGCTGACCAAGCGCGAGCCGCTGACGGACGTCATCGACGCGTACCGGCAGTTCGACCTGCGCCGCCCGGGATGGGTCAAGGTGGAGCTGAAGCCCGGTTCCGCCGCGTAG
- a CDS encoding transporter substrate-binding domain-containing protein produces MRPRTCIAALLILAAGCDLPRDPQGTRDRVRDGTLRVGVAHNPPWAALPAPGEPGGVEPALVRKLAAELGARVEWVAGSETELLASLEEHRLDLVVGGLAATDPRGVKLGFSRPYYTDTVAVGAAPDGAARADLRGVRVGVERSRTGAADLASKGAIPIPADALERFPGLVAAPVWRLEQAGRQRTDIVLSTEARVIAAPPGENAWLVTVERFLRAHEDEVPAMLRRERP; encoded by the coding sequence ATGCGACCGAGAACCTGTATCGCGGCCCTGCTGATCCTGGCCGCCGGGTGTGACCTGCCTCGCGATCCCCAGGGGACGCGCGACCGCGTGCGCGACGGAACGCTGCGGGTGGGCGTGGCGCACAATCCTCCGTGGGCGGCGCTCCCCGCGCCCGGCGAACCGGGCGGGGTGGAGCCGGCGCTGGTGCGAAAGCTGGCCGCGGAACTGGGCGCCCGGGTGGAGTGGGTGGCCGGCAGCGAAACCGAACTGCTGGCCTCGCTGGAGGAGCACCGGCTGGATCTGGTGGTGGGCGGGCTTGCGGCCACGGACCCGCGCGGCGTGAAGCTGGGCTTCTCGCGCCCGTACTACACCGACACCGTCGCCGTGGGCGCGGCACCGGACGGCGCCGCGCGGGCGGATCTGCGCGGCGTGCGCGTGGGTGTGGAGCGCTCGCGGACGGGAGCCGCCGATCTGGCGTCCAAGGGCGCGATCCCCATCCCGGCGGACGCGCTGGAGCGCTTTCCCGGGCTGGTGGCCGCGCCGGTGTGGCGGCTGGAGCAGGCCGGCCGCCAGCGTACGGACATCGTGCTTTCCACCGAAGCGCGCGTCATCGCCGCGCCGCCGGGAGAGAACGCCTGGCTGGTCACCGTCGAGCGGTTTCTGCGCGCGCACGAGGACGAGGTGCCGGCCATGCTGCGGCGGGAGCGGCCGTGA
- a CDS encoding cation diffusion facilitator family transporter, producing the protein MRARDGFDPPESRERDMNRARRLEWATLAWMASIIFVMYLTMGASQAMRTAWIEDILSLVPPIAFLVASRYQGRRPTERFPYGFHRTIAIAFLCASVALAFFGVLLLFEAGTSLISREHPTIGTTVVFGRQVWLGWLMMGALLYSVVPPVILGRMKLPLAERLHDKALHADAAMNKADWMTGLAAIAGVLGIGLGWWWADALAAALISLDVLRDGWKNLTQSVRDLMDERPTEVGGSEPDPLPDRIRESLLALDWVADADVRLREEGHLLSGEAFIVPREEAGLTRRLEAAGREIQAMDWRLYDVSLVPVTSLAQDPAPDKAASSR; encoded by the coding sequence GTGAGGGCGCGCGACGGGTTCGATCCGCCGGAGTCCCGCGAGCGCGACATGAACCGCGCCCGCCGGCTGGAGTGGGCGACGCTCGCGTGGATGGCTTCCATCATCTTCGTGATGTACCTGACCATGGGCGCGTCGCAGGCCATGCGCACCGCCTGGATTGAGGACATCCTCAGCCTGGTGCCGCCCATCGCGTTCCTGGTGGCCTCGCGCTACCAGGGACGCAGGCCCACGGAACGCTTTCCCTACGGATTTCACCGCACCATCGCGATCGCGTTTCTGTGCGCGTCCGTGGCGCTGGCCTTCTTTGGCGTTCTGCTGCTGTTTGAGGCGGGCACCAGCCTGATCTCGCGCGAGCACCCCACCATCGGCACCACGGTGGTGTTCGGCCGGCAGGTGTGGCTGGGGTGGCTGATGATGGGCGCGCTGCTGTACAGCGTGGTTCCGCCCGTCATCCTGGGACGGATGAAGCTTCCCCTGGCGGAGCGGCTGCACGACAAGGCGCTGCACGCGGACGCGGCCATGAACAAGGCCGACTGGATGACGGGGCTGGCGGCCATCGCCGGCGTGCTGGGGATCGGGCTGGGATGGTGGTGGGCGGATGCGCTGGCCGCGGCGCTCATTTCACTGGACGTGCTGCGCGATGGATGGAAGAACCTGACGCAGAGCGTGCGCGACCTGATGGACGAGCGCCCGACCGAGGTGGGCGGAAGCGAGCCGGACCCGCTGCCGGACCGCATCCGCGAGTCGCTGCTGGCGCTGGACTGGGTGGCCGACGCCGATGTGCGCCTGCGGGAGGAGGGGCACCTGCTCAGCGGCGAGGCGTTCATCGTTCCGCGCGAAGAGGCGGGGCTGACGCGCAGGCTGGAGGCGGCCGGGCGGGAGATCCAGGCGATGGACTGGCGCCTGTACGACGTGTCGCTGGTCCCCGTCACCTCGCTCGCCCAGGACCCCGCGCCCGACAAGGCCGCATCCAGCCGTTGA
- a CDS encoding organic hydroperoxide resistance protein — MPVSKVLYTASATATGGRDGRATSSDNALDVKLATPRELGGAGGEGTNPEQLFAAGYASCFLSALTIVAAHAKTPLPAGTSLEARVGIGPEGSAFGLQVELRITAPGMERAQTEELVQKAHAVCPYSNATRGNIDVTLTVV; from the coding sequence ATGCCGGTCAGCAAAGTTCTCTACACGGCCTCAGCCACCGCCACGGGCGGGCGCGACGGCCGCGCGACCTCGTCCGACAACGCGCTGGACGTGAAGCTCGCGACGCCTCGCGAGTTGGGCGGCGCGGGCGGCGAAGGCACCAATCCCGAGCAGCTCTTCGCGGCCGGATACGCGTCGTGCTTCCTGAGCGCGCTTACAATTGTGGCCGCGCACGCCAAAACGCCGCTCCCCGCCGGCACCAGCCTGGAAGCGCGCGTGGGCATCGGCCCCGAGGGCAGCGCATTCGGCCTGCAGGTTGAACTGCGGATCACCGCGCCGGGGATGGAGCGCGCGCAGACGGAGGAACTGGTGCAGAAGGCGCACGCGGTCTGCCCCTACTCCAACGCCACCCGCGGCAACATCGACGTCACGCTCACCGTCGTCTGA
- a CDS encoding ATP-binding protein codes for MNRVPGAAPMLPPGPRRAEDVPDGIVTRAATEAPDARRHPRSPIRTREALRFLIEASQTLAGTLDYERAMQTLADLAVPRFACMCGVDILQPDGRVRTLGLAHVDADRRPLLERLVADTRGPADPPPLALGLAGEEPVLISPITDDWLRENAVDDEDLQSVRELAPTSLIFVPLVARGARLGVLVLGSTRTDRHYQAADLELARELGRIASIAIDNARLYRAAREAVQARDEVLRVVSHDLRNPLSTIGMGASYLLDEAPRELRDGVFGRTLGTIVNSTRRANRMIDDLLDVSRIEAGRLSIERAPEPVEPIVREVIETYRYAADERAIELAFHVEDGLPLILADRDRLLQVLGNLLTNAVKFTPAGGRVEVGASAEGGEVRWWVRDSGPGLAPEHLPHLFDRFWQANRSDRRGLGLGLAIVKGLVEAHGGRVWVESVPGGGSRFQFTVPAHPPRTVDEPAR; via the coding sequence GTGAACCGCGTCCCCGGGGCCGCGCCCATGCTTCCGCCCGGGCCGCGTCGGGCGGAGGACGTGCCGGACGGCATCGTGACCCGCGCCGCGACGGAAGCGCCGGATGCGCGGCGCCATCCACGCTCGCCGATCCGCACGCGCGAGGCGCTGCGCTTTCTGATCGAGGCCAGCCAGACGCTCGCCGGCACGCTGGACTACGAACGCGCGATGCAGACGCTGGCCGACCTGGCCGTTCCCCGCTTCGCCTGCATGTGCGGGGTCGACATCCTGCAGCCGGACGGCCGGGTGCGCACGCTGGGGCTGGCGCACGTGGATGCGGACCGCCGCCCGCTGCTGGAGCGGCTCGTGGCCGACACCCGCGGCCCCGCCGACCCGCCGCCGCTCGCGCTGGGGCTGGCGGGAGAGGAGCCGGTGCTGATTTCCCCCATCACCGACGACTGGCTGCGCGAAAACGCGGTGGACGACGAGGATCTGCAGAGCGTGCGGGAACTCGCGCCCACGTCGCTCATCTTTGTTCCCCTCGTGGCGCGGGGCGCGCGGCTGGGCGTGCTGGTGCTGGGCTCCACCCGCACCGACCGGCACTACCAGGCCGCCGACCTGGAACTTGCGCGGGAGCTTGGCCGCATCGCCTCCATCGCCATCGACAACGCGCGGCTGTACCGTGCCGCGCGCGAGGCGGTGCAGGCGCGCGACGAGGTGCTGCGCGTGGTGTCGCACGATCTGCGCAACCCGCTCAGCACCATCGGGATGGGCGCGTCGTACCTGCTGGACGAAGCACCGCGGGAGCTTCGCGACGGCGTGTTCGGGCGCACGCTGGGCACCATCGTGAACTCCACGCGCCGCGCCAACCGCATGATCGACGATCTGCTGGACGTGTCGCGGATCGAGGCGGGGCGGCTGTCCATCGAACGCGCCCCGGAGCCGGTGGAGCCCATCGTACGCGAGGTGATCGAGACGTACCGGTACGCGGCGGACGAGCGGGCCATCGAGCTCGCCTTTCACGTGGAAGACGGGCTGCCCCTGATCCTGGCCGACCGTGACCGCCTGCTTCAGGTGCTGGGAAACCTGCTCACCAACGCCGTCAAGTTTACCCCCGCGGGCGGCAGGGTGGAGGTTGGCGCATCGGCGGAGGGCGGCGAGGTGCGGTGGTGGGTGCGGGACAGCGGGCCCGGGCTGGCGCCGGAGCATCTGCCCCACCTGTTCGACCGGTTCTGGCAGGCGAACCGCTCCGACCGGCGCGGGCTGGGCCTGGGCCTCGCCATCGTCAAGGGACTGGTGGAGGCGCACGGCGGGCGGGTGTGGGTGGAGAGCGTTCCCGGCGGCGGGAGCCGCTTTCAGTTCACGGTCCCGGCCCATCCCCCTCGCACGGTGGATGAGCCGGCGCGGTGA
- a CDS encoding SDR family oxidoreductase, translating into MKTVLITGCSSGYGLETAHYFHAQGWNVIATMRTPRPDLFPASDRLRVLALDVTDPASIAAAVQASGPIDVLVNNAGIGLLGAFEATPLSTIREVFETNTFGVMAMTQAVLPQFRERRAGVVVNVTSTVALAPMPLVAVYTASKTATEGFTASLAHELEDFNIRVKLVQPGYGPGTGFASNGAARMAGLIPPPYEPFAQRVMAAFAQPGAVTTPRDVAEVVFRAATDSSGQLRFPAGPDAVALAQAS; encoded by the coding sequence ATGAAAACCGTGCTCATCACCGGATGCTCGTCTGGCTACGGCCTCGAGACCGCGCACTACTTTCACGCGCAGGGCTGGAACGTGATCGCCACCATGCGCACCCCGCGCCCGGACCTTTTCCCCGCGTCGGACCGGCTTCGCGTGCTGGCGCTGGACGTGACGGACCCGGCGAGCATCGCGGCCGCCGTCCAGGCGAGCGGGCCCATCGACGTGCTCGTCAACAACGCGGGGATCGGGCTTCTGGGCGCGTTCGAGGCCACGCCGCTCAGCACCATCCGCGAGGTCTTTGAGACCAACACCTTCGGCGTGATGGCGATGACGCAGGCGGTGCTGCCGCAGTTCCGCGAGCGGCGGGCGGGCGTGGTGGTGAACGTGACCTCCACCGTGGCGCTGGCGCCCATGCCGCTGGTGGCCGTCTACACCGCGAGCAAGACGGCCACCGAGGGCTTTACGGCGTCGCTGGCGCACGAACTGGAGGACTTCAACATCCGCGTGAAGCTGGTTCAGCCGGGGTACGGCCCCGGCACCGGGTTCGCCAGCAACGGCGCCGCCCGCATGGCCGGGCTCATCCCGCCGCCGTACGAGCCTTTCGCGCAGCGCGTCATGGCCGCGTTCGCCCAGCCCGGCGCGGTCACGACGCCGCGCGACGTGGCCGAAGTGGTGTTCCGCGCCGCGACCGATTCGTCCGGCCAGCTCCGCTTTCCCGCCGGCCCCGACGCGGTGGCGCTGGCGCAGGCCTCGTGA
- a CDS encoding AraC family transcriptional regulator: MSDPLSVIISLLRPRTVLSKIVSGAGEWSIHKERYADPSFCILLEGSCFLQPDSAGPLELNRGDFIFFPQTPGFTLASDLSITPRPEPIDHSPQTHHGSGSGPTMRMLGGYFRVDPANAGLLARLLPPVVHIRREEAGAARLGRIVELIGEEAEADHPGRELVLERLVQVLLVEALRFRPATTAREERGLLAGLSDPALARSLREIHVDVARKWTVAELARTGHMSRAVFAERFARKVGMPPMQYLLEWRMAIAKDMLRRERTPLARVAEHIGYQSASAFSTAFTRLIGCSPSDFARSAG, encoded by the coding sequence ATGTCGGATCCGCTTTCAGTCATCATCTCCCTGCTCCGCCCCCGGACGGTGCTCTCCAAGATCGTGAGCGGCGCGGGCGAGTGGAGCATCCACAAGGAGCGGTACGCGGACCCGTCGTTCTGCATCCTCCTGGAAGGCTCGTGCTTTCTGCAGCCGGACAGCGCCGGGCCGCTTGAACTGAACCGGGGCGACTTCATCTTCTTTCCCCAGACGCCCGGCTTTACGCTGGCGAGCGACCTGAGCATCACGCCGCGCCCCGAGCCGATCGACCATTCCCCACAGACGCACCACGGGAGCGGTTCCGGCCCCACCATGCGAATGCTGGGGGGATACTTTCGCGTGGATCCCGCGAACGCGGGGCTGCTGGCCCGGCTGCTGCCCCCGGTGGTGCACATCCGGCGCGAAGAGGCGGGCGCGGCGCGGCTCGGGCGGATCGTGGAACTGATCGGCGAGGAGGCGGAGGCGGACCATCCCGGCCGCGAGCTGGTTCTGGAGCGGCTGGTGCAGGTGCTGCTGGTGGAGGCGCTCCGCTTTCGGCCCGCGACCACGGCGCGGGAGGAGCGCGGCCTGCTGGCCGGCCTTTCCGATCCCGCGCTCGCCCGTTCGCTGCGCGAGATTCACGTGGATGTCGCGCGAAAGTGGACGGTCGCGGAACTCGCGCGCACCGGTCACATGTCGCGCGCGGTCTTTGCCGAGCGGTTCGCCCGCAAGGTGGGCATGCCGCCCATGCAGTACCTGCTGGAGTGGAGGATGGCGATCGCCAAGGACATGCTGCGCCGCGAGCGCACGCCGCTGGCCAGGGTGGCGGAGCACATCGGCTACCAGTCCGCGAGCGCGTTCAGCACCGCGTTCACCCGCCTGATCGGCTGCTCTCCCAGCGACTTCGCCCGTTCCGCCGGCTGA
- a CDS encoding MarR family winged helix-turn-helix transcriptional regulator: MIDEADPLANPQQDEDTAAALKLWVVLSRAQRAIGDRARREIERQGLRPTEFGVLEALYHKGPLTLGQVGERVLVTSGSVTPVADKLEQRGLIARRMSSEDRRVCYAELTDAGRKLVDGIFPEHAEVIRAAMEGLTTEEKRITTSLLRRLGRHAAERG, encoded by the coding sequence ATGATTGACGAAGCCGATCCGCTCGCGAATCCGCAACAGGACGAAGACACCGCCGCCGCGCTGAAGCTGTGGGTCGTGCTCAGCCGCGCCCAGCGCGCCATCGGTGATCGTGCGCGCCGCGAGATCGAACGCCAGGGTCTTCGCCCCACGGAGTTCGGCGTGCTGGAGGCGCTGTATCACAAGGGGCCGCTTACGCTTGGACAGGTGGGCGAGCGCGTTCTGGTCACCAGCGGCAGCGTCACGCCCGTGGCCGACAAGCTGGAGCAGCGCGGCCTGATCGCGCGGCGCATGTCCTCCGAGGACCGGCGCGTGTGCTACGCGGAGTTGACCGACGCCGGGCGGAAACTGGTGGATGGCATCTTTCCTGAGCATGCGGAAGTGATCCGCGCCGCCATGGAAGGCCTCACCACCGAAGAAAAGCGGATCACCACGTCGCTCCTGCGGCGCCTGGGGCGGCACGCGGCGGAGCGGGGGTGA
- a CDS encoding DoxX family protein: protein MSTTLATPAPRERSSGKAANIALWVLQVAAAAMLGMAGFAKLSGSPDMVGLFDALGAGQWFRYLTGSLEVLGAVLLLVPALAGAGALLLLGVMLGAVATHLFVIGGNPGMALVLLAVVATIAWARRERTLRLLGR from the coding sequence ATGTCCACAACTCTCGCGACCCCCGCGCCCCGCGAGCGCTCCAGCGGCAAGGCCGCCAACATCGCGCTCTGGGTGCTGCAGGTCGCCGCGGCCGCCATGCTGGGGATGGCCGGATTCGCCAAGCTCTCCGGCTCGCCGGACATGGTGGGTCTGTTTGATGCGCTCGGGGCGGGGCAGTGGTTCCGCTATCTGACGGGCTCGCTGGAGGTGCTGGGCGCGGTGCTGCTGCTGGTTCCGGCGCTGGCCGGCGCGGGCGCGCTGCTGCTGTTGGGGGTGATGCTGGGCGCCGTGGCCACGCACCTGTTCGTCATCGGCGGAAATCCGGGCATGGCGCTGGTGCTGCTGGCGGTGGTCGCCACGATCGCCTGGGCGCGGCGCGAGCGCACGCTGCGCCTGCTGGGGCGCTGA